A stretch of DNA from Nevskiales bacterium:
GCCTCATCAGACACCGGCAGCCGCGCGCTGAGCAGCCTGAGCGCAGCGACACAGGCGGCAGCGTTGTCGAGCTGCACGGCGCCGCGCAGTGCCGGCAACGGCAGGCGCTCCAACGTGGCATCCCAGCCTTGCCAGCGCCAAGTGCCCTCATCCTCGCAGTGCCTGAAATCCTGTTCCAGGCGGTACAAGCGGGTGCCCAGTGCATCGGCCTGTTGCTGCAGGCTGCGCGGCGGTGAGGGATCGCCGCACACCGCCGGACGGCCGGAACGGAAGATCCCGGCCTTCTCGCGCGCGATGCTTTCGCGATCCGGCCCCAGCCACTCGGTGTGGTCGAGACCGATGGAACTGATCAGGGCCACGTCGGCATCCACCAGATTGACGGCATCCAGCCGCCCGCCCAATCCGACTTCGAGGATGACGGCCTCTGGCGATGCGTCCTGGAATAGCAACAGCGCCGCCAGCGTGCCGAACTCGAAATACGTCAGCGGCATCTCGCCACGTGCCGCCTCGATGCGCTCGAATGCCGCGCACAGCTCGGTGTCCGTGGCCTGCCGGCCGGCGATGCGGACACGCTCGTTGTAGCGCAGCAGATGCGGTGAGGTATACGCGCAAACCCGGTAACCCTGTGCCGAAAGCATGGCCTCGAGATAGGCGACGCAGGAACCCTTGCCGTTGGTGCCGCCCACCGTGACGACCGGGCAGCGGAACGGTGACAGCGACAGGCGCCCGGCCACCGCGCGCATGCGCTCGAGGCCCAGCGCAATCCCGCGCGGATTCAGCCCCTCCTGCCAGCGCAGCCAGTCGGCAAGCGTGCGCAAGACGGGAACGGGGAAGAGATCAGGCAGCGGGCGGGCTGGCCGGCTGGCGCATGAGCATGGCCAGC
This window harbors:
- the folC gene encoding bifunctional tetrahydrofolate synthase/dihydrofolate synthase, whose protein sequence is MRTLADWLRWQEGLNPRGIALGLERMRAVAGRLSLSPFRCPVVTVGGTNGKGSCVAYLEAMLSAQGYRVCAYTSPHLLRYNERVRIAGRQATDTELCAAFERIEAARGEMPLTYFEFGTLAALLLFQDASPEAVILEVGLGGRLDAVNLVDADVALISSIGLDHTEWLGPDRESIAREKAGIFRSGRPAVCGDPSPPRSLQQQADALGTRLYRLEQDFRHCEDEGTWRWQGWDATLERLPLPALRGAVQLDNAAACVAALRLLSARLPVSDEAVRAGLRAARLPGRFQVLPGRVPVILDVAHNAEACGVLAANLAALPGRGRTLAVLGMLNDKPAAEVARIMDAQVHAWYLGGLEVAGRGQSAQALASRLGRLRGAVHLHQDIAAAFAAARHDAGPDDRIVAFGSFHTVEAVLRIAA